In one Candidatus Nitronereus thalassa genomic region, the following are encoded:
- a CDS encoding TolC family protein — translation MTRKQLRYLFLVLLLLSLGSHPVDAVESLTVEQAVKTALERNPDLLAIRQEVEVARGREVRSRLFNRFNPSLNGQAWNRNNPGSGNESDFQVTLSQEVEVAGQRGLRREAATRSVTRVEAQVKDRERVITGQVTRAFFQALTLKKRLELRKEIEKLNLRIRNASKARFKAGVAPIMESNLAEIRYGQSRKETFVAEALFQNALVDLRRLLGWEPDRSIELSGQLRNSPKAVLLPDLLQSAQAQRPDLIAAKREVARVKAAMDLTRRLIVPNPTFQGFYQTETEGPEGASKIVGGGVSIPLPLFDRKQGELVTQGGELNRSRHQVVAVTRNIEREVETAFQAYQAALQSVEVFEAEVLDRIDENFRFIEISYREGKIGLLQLIVVQDDLITAQLSYVDSLGQFRAAETNLAQAVGGQP, via the coding sequence ATGACGCGAAAACAATTGAGATACCTATTCCTTGTGCTTCTCTTGCTGAGCTTGGGGAGTCATCCCGTCGATGCTGTGGAGTCGTTGACCGTAGAGCAAGCTGTCAAGACTGCTCTTGAGCGCAATCCCGATCTCCTGGCTATCCGACAAGAGGTGGAAGTGGCCAGAGGGCGTGAAGTGAGGTCCCGGCTCTTCAATCGGTTTAATCCAAGTCTCAATGGTCAGGCGTGGAATCGAAATAATCCGGGATCAGGGAATGAATCGGATTTTCAGGTTACGCTGTCACAAGAAGTGGAGGTTGCCGGGCAACGTGGACTCCGAAGAGAGGCGGCAACTCGAAGTGTGACCCGAGTCGAAGCCCAGGTCAAGGATCGCGAGCGGGTTATCACCGGGCAGGTGACACGCGCGTTCTTCCAAGCGCTCACCTTGAAAAAACGCCTTGAATTGAGGAAGGAAATCGAGAAATTAAACCTGCGTATCCGCAATGCCTCCAAAGCGCGGTTCAAAGCCGGCGTGGCGCCTATTATGGAATCCAACTTGGCGGAAATCCGCTATGGCCAGTCACGGAAGGAGACCTTCGTGGCCGAAGCCTTATTCCAAAATGCCTTGGTGGACCTCCGGCGGTTGCTGGGATGGGAGCCTGATCGCTCGATCGAGTTGAGCGGCCAACTCCGGAATTCACCCAAAGCCGTTCTATTGCCTGACCTTCTTCAGAGTGCACAGGCGCAGCGGCCTGATCTGATAGCCGCGAAAAGGGAGGTGGCCCGGGTAAAAGCCGCCATGGATCTGACCCGTCGGCTTATCGTGCCGAATCCCACGTTTCAAGGTTTCTATCAGACCGAAACCGAGGGACCTGAAGGCGCCAGCAAAATCGTGGGCGGAGGGGTCAGCATTCCTCTTCCCCTATTCGATCGGAAGCAAGGCGAACTCGTCACGCAGGGTGGAGAGCTCAATCGAAGCCGGCACCAAGTTGTCGCCGTCACTCGGAATATCGAGCGGGAAGTGGAAACGGCTTTTCAAGCGTACCAGGCGGCTCTTCAATCTGTAGAGGTATTTGAAGCCGAGGTGCTCGATCGAATCGATGAAAATTTCCGGTTTATCGAAATTTCCTACCGGGAGGGGAAAATCGGTTTACTGCAATTGATCGTGGTACAAGATGACCTGATCACCGCCCAACTTTCGTATGTGGATTCCCTAGGACAGTTCCGTGCGGCAGAGACGAATTTAGCGCAAGCGGTTGGGGGACAGCCGTAA